A region from the Planktothrix sp. FACHB-1365 genome encodes:
- a CDS encoding LysR family transcriptional regulator, with protein MNPQNLKLSQLRALVAVAEAGNFSEAALNLNLSQSTVSHAIATLETELGVILIKRGRYGAVLTPLGERMVTQARQIQELLAQMVQEANREKGLQGGNIRIVSFRSVSTHILPSVIAQFRNHFPDVTVSLTEFDDTPEMEHAVRTGQADIGFTYLPTSPEFEVWEILQDDYIAILPPHYNINSSRLTWEQLVSYPLILSSTSCCSSLILKYLKKTNFPLNIAYHVREDSTILGMVAQGLGVSIIPGLAARPVPPLVQVCQLPDPLIRVIGVMVLKNALHSPAVYTFLDALRQVGRFNKKAV; from the coding sequence ATGAATCCCCAAAATTTGAAACTCTCCCAACTCCGAGCATTAGTCGCCGTTGCTGAGGCGGGAAACTTCAGCGAAGCTGCATTGAACCTGAATTTATCCCAGTCTACGGTTAGTCATGCGATCGCCACCTTGGAAACTGAATTAGGTGTTATCTTGATCAAACGGGGACGATATGGAGCGGTTTTAACGCCTTTGGGAGAAAGGATGGTCACTCAAGCGCGTCAAATTCAAGAGCTTTTAGCGCAAATGGTTCAGGAAGCCAACCGCGAAAAAGGATTACAAGGTGGCAATATTCGGATTGTTTCATTTCGCAGTGTTTCAACTCATATTTTACCCTCTGTGATTGCTCAATTTCGCAACCATTTCCCAGACGTGACGGTGAGTTTAACAGAATTTGATGATACCCCAGAAATGGAACACGCAGTTCGCACGGGTCAAGCGGATATTGGATTTACTTATTTACCCACCAGTCCCGAATTTGAAGTTTGGGAAATTTTACAAGATGATTATATCGCCATTCTTCCTCCCCATTATAACATTAATAGTTCCCGTTTAACCTGGGAACAATTAGTATCCTATCCCTTAATTCTCTCATCAACCAGTTGTTGTTCTTCTTTGATTTTAAAATATTTAAAAAAAACGAATTTTCCTTTAAATATTGCCTATCATGTGAGAGAAGATTCAACAATTTTAGGCATGGTCGCTCAAGGTTTGGGAGTCTCAATTATTCCGGGTTTAGCAGCACGTCCGGTTCCTCCCCTCGTTCAAGTTTGTCAATTACCCGATCCCTTAATTCGAGTCATCGGTGTAATGGTCTTAAAAAATGCCCTCCATTCTCCTGCGGTTTATACCTTTTTAGATGCCTTAAGACAGGTTGGACGCTTTAATAAAAAAGCCGTTTAA
- a CDS encoding DNA-binding protein, with amino-acid sequence MQDVKIPISDSYHNYLIESLKDPEEAAAYLEVALEEGSDQPQLLKKVISNILEAQSQLNYGYDSNQINREKLDKAVALINCIAIYDFVELVNLLGFKISIQVKEAERE; translated from the coding sequence ATGCAAGACGTTAAAATTCCCATTAGTGATAGTTACCATAATTATTTAATTGAATCTCTTAAAGATCCAGAAGAAGCCGCAGCTTATCTTGAAGTTGCTTTAGAAGAAGGTAGCGATCAACCTCAATTATTAAAAAAAGTCATCAGCAATATTTTAGAGGCTCAGAGTCAATTAAATTATGGTTATGATTCTAATCAAATTAATCGAGAAAAACTTGATAAAGCTGTGGCGTTAATCAATTGTATTGCAATTTATGATTTTGTTGAATTAGTTAATCTTTTAGGTTTTAAAATCTCAATTCAGGTGAAAGAGGCAGAAAGAGAATGA
- a CDS encoding TIGR04255 family protein: MTIVNTQSFLGYENPPVVEVVCGILFQDLQLLLTPHIGLLWQKFKHEYPECEELPPLAPAIEFFDESPDINVVFSEIPPTPRIWFIETNGNKVIQLQRDRLLHNWRKIESEDTYPRYKTVIKTFQNHLSTFEEFLKENNLGIILPRQYELTYVNHIEQGERWNRIEDIDQIFPNFSLKINLDQLPELEAINWRTSLLLPDQIGRLHLSIRNGIREEDNQNVFVFELNARGIGSDQSQKSMQEWFDLAHQYIIQSFVALTSQDMQDNVWRSIK; encoded by the coding sequence GTGACAATCGTAAATACCCAATCTTTTCTAGGATACGAAAACCCGCCTGTGGTGGAGGTCGTTTGTGGCATTTTGTTTCAGGATCTACAATTGCTACTAACGCCTCACATTGGCTTGCTGTGGCAGAAATTTAAACACGAGTACCCCGAATGCGAGGAACTTCCTCCTTTAGCACCAGCTATAGAATTTTTTGACGAATCACCGGATATCAATGTTGTTTTTTCTGAAATCCCACCAACACCGAGAATCTGGTTTATAGAAACTAACGGTAACAAAGTTATTCAACTTCAGCGAGATCGCTTGCTACATAATTGGAGAAAGATAGAATCTGAGGATACCTATCCTCGATATAAAACTGTTATCAAAACCTTTCAAAACCATTTATCAACCTTTGAAGAATTTCTTAAAGAAAATAATTTAGGAATAATTCTTCCCCGACAGTATGAACTTACTTATGTCAACCATATTGAACAAGGAGAAAGATGGAACAGGATTGAAGATATTGATCAAATTTTTCCTAACTTTTCTTTGAAAATAAACCTTGATCAACTTCCTGAACTTGAAGCGATTAACTGGCGAACTTCATTATTATTACCTGATCAAATAGGTCGATTACACCTATCCATTCGCAATGGAATCCGAGAAGAAGATAATCAAAATGTATTTGTTTTTGAACTCAATGCTCGTGGAATTGGTTCTGATCAATCACAAAAATCGATGCAGGAATGGTTTGACTTAGCTCATCAATATATTATTCAAAGTTTTGTTGCTTTGACGAGCCAAGATATGCAGGACAACGTATGGAGGAGTATAAAATGA
- a CDS encoding PIN domain-containing protein codes for MSINYTIQAEVVNIRSDSPKPEDTFLVDTNVWYWLLYSRATLTNSPPRTYQIRDYYSYIMNSVSLKSLLCYSGFSLAELAHLIEKAELDIFNGTSGTVKPKEYRHNYSVERSRVVAEVKSVWSSIKQMAVPINLTLDESITDAALNRFQTQSLDGYDLFILETMEKEGIVNVITDDGDYVTVPTIRVFTANRTVIQAAQSQGKLVTR; via the coding sequence ATGTCAATTAACTATACAATTCAGGCAGAAGTCGTTAATATCCGGTCTGACTCACCCAAACCAGAGGATACTTTTCTTGTTGATACTAATGTTTGGTACTGGCTATTGTATTCTCGTGCAACCCTAACTAACTCTCCTCCTCGTACTTACCAAATCAGGGACTACTATTCTTATATCATGAACTCTGTTTCTCTAAAATCATTGCTATGCTATTCAGGATTCTCCTTAGCAGAATTAGCTCATCTGATAGAAAAAGCAGAACTAGACATTTTTAATGGTACATCTGGAACTGTTAAACCTAAAGAATATCGGCATAATTATTCAGTAGAACGATCTAGGGTGGTTGCTGAAGTAAAATCAGTTTGGAGTTCAATCAAACAGATGGCTGTTCCTATCAATCTTACCCTTGACGAATCAATAACAGATGCAGCTTTAAATCGTTTTCAAACTCAATCATTAGACGGGTATGATTTATTTATTTTGGAAACGATGGAGAAGGAAGGAATAGTTAACGTCATTACTGATGATGGTGATTACGTTACAGTACCTACTATTCGGGTTTTTACGGCTAACCGTACTGTGATTCAAGCAGCACAAAGTCAAGGTAAATTAGTCACACGCTAG
- a CDS encoding endonuclease NucS domain-containing protein → MLRQSRGKFLLKSEALLEEFVWLHLKPLLNLDPVKRQYCINKQNRSDILGANSEGRLAILELKKGGGKASIDQLLRYAEFLRQEYPQGGYFEQIDFSQKFLLIAIAAQFNSSTIDYAKRVIPDCLLLTYEVKQYNNEYYLVLKNIDNRILSKVEIEIIEDSLFERLPSFIQGYLLDKPEIRERVLAITQKILSYSPDISLHTQYNYSSKEMSFAKFNKKGELLADKTCVSFMYDPEAKKLQDKLSLYVYLPTLFPRKYKNVKVVTTIRIYTEDYINVDKFEDLYTFCYKDNPSYLNYPLITTGINKVYKSFQDYYINYRKYMKSRQKLRPIDASDFASVDSIIQIALEDWSVR, encoded by the coding sequence ATGTTAAGGCAGTCCAGGGGAAAATTTTTGCTAAAGTCGGAAGCATTACTCGAAGAATTTGTCTGGTTACATCTCAAACCCTTACTAAATTTAGATCCGGTTAAAAGGCAGTATTGTATTAATAAACAAAACCGTTCTGATATATTAGGAGCTAACTCGGAAGGTAGATTAGCAATTTTAGAGCTTAAAAAAGGAGGAGGGAAAGCCAGTATAGACCAACTTTTAAGATATGCAGAATTCTTAAGGCAAGAATATCCCCAAGGGGGCTATTTTGAACAGATTGATTTTAGTCAAAAATTTCTTCTAATTGCTATTGCTGCACAGTTTAATAGTTCAACAATTGATTATGCTAAAAGGGTAATTCCTGATTGCTTGTTATTGACTTATGAAGTAAAGCAATATAATAATGAATATTATTTGGTTTTGAAAAATATTGATAACAGAATTTTATCAAAAGTTGAAATTGAAATAATAGAAGATTCATTATTCGAGCGTTTACCCTCCTTTATCCAGGGATATTTATTAGATAAACCTGAAATTAGAGAAAGAGTTTTAGCGATTACACAAAAAATATTATCCTATAGTCCTGATATAAGCTTGCATACTCAATATAATTATTCTTCTAAAGAAATGAGTTTTGCTAAGTTTAATAAAAAGGGAGAGCTATTAGCTGATAAAACTTGCGTGTCTTTTATGTATGATCCTGAAGCTAAAAAATTACAGGATAAATTATCATTATATGTTTATTTACCCACTCTCTTTCCTAGAAAATACAAGAATGTTAAAGTAGTAACCACAATTAGAATATATACTGAGGATTATATTAATGTTGATAAATTTGAAGATTTATATACTTTTTGTTATAAAGATAATCCTTCTTACTTAAATTATCCTTTAATAACAACAGGGATCAATAAAGTTTATAAAAGTTTTCAGGATTATTATATTAATTATCGGAAATATATGAAGTCTCGTCAAAAGCTAAGACCTATTGATGCTTCAGATTTTGCTTCGGTAGACAGTATAATACAGATAGCTTTAGAGGATTGGTCTGTTAGATGA
- a CDS encoding phosphoribulokinase, translating to MGNKPDRVVLIGVAGDSGCGKSTFLRRITDIFGKDFVTVICLDDYHCLDRKQRKETGITALDPRANNFDLMYEQINALKNGVSIDKPIYNHETGEIDPPERIDPNHIIVIEGLHPLYDERVRALLDFSVYLDISDEVKISWKIQRDMAERGHRYEDVLAAINARRPDFEAYIDPQKKYADVVVQILPTNLIAEDKEHKILRVRLVQKEGVEGLEPAYLFDQGSTIHWTPCGRKLTCSYPGLKMYYGPDNYYGNEVSILEVDGQFDNLDEMIYVEGHLSNLSTKYYGEMTHLLREHQEYPGSNNGSGLFQVLVGLKMRATYERLVGVTEKVAATV from the coding sequence ATGGGAAATAAGCCGGATCGCGTGGTTTTAATTGGCGTTGCTGGAGATTCCGGGTGCGGAAAATCAACATTTTTACGTCGAATAACAGATATCTTTGGAAAAGATTTTGTGACGGTTATCTGTTTAGATGACTATCATTGTTTAGATCGAAAGCAACGTAAAGAAACCGGAATTACGGCTCTAGATCCTAGAGCTAATAATTTTGATTTAATGTATGAGCAAATCAATGCTCTTAAAAATGGTGTCTCTATTGATAAACCCATTTATAACCACGAAACTGGCGAGATCGATCCCCCCGAACGGATTGATCCGAATCATATTATCGTGATTGAAGGGTTACATCCGTTATATGACGAACGGGTGCGAGCACTGCTAGATTTTAGTGTTTATCTCGATATCAGCGACGAAGTTAAAATTTCGTGGAAAATTCAGCGTGACATGGCAGAACGCGGTCATCGTTATGAAGATGTTCTCGCCGCTATTAATGCCCGTCGTCCTGATTTTGAAGCTTATATTGACCCCCAAAAGAAATATGCTGATGTGGTGGTTCAAATTCTGCCCACAAATCTGATTGCTGAAGATAAAGAACACAAAATCCTGCGGGTGCGTCTGGTACAGAAAGAAGGGGTGGAAGGACTCGAACCCGCCTACTTATTTGATCAAGGATCTACAATTCATTGGACACCTTGCGGACGCAAACTCACCTGTTCTTATCCGGGTCTAAAAATGTATTATGGCCCTGATAACTACTACGGAAATGAAGTGTCTATCCTCGAAGTCGATGGTCAATTCGATAACCTTGATGAAATGATCTACGTCGAAGGACACTTAAGCAACCTGTCTACAAAATACTATGGGGAAATGACCCATCTGCTCCGCGAACACCAAGAGTATCCCGGTTCCAATAATGGTAGTGGATTATTCCAGGTGTTAGTTGGCTTGAAAATGCGCGCAACTTATGAGCGCTTAGTTGGAGTTACTGAAAAAGTAGCAGCAACTGTCTAA
- the uvrA gene encoding excinuclease ABC subunit UvrA — MNSTSLSDPLPYPNNTPNRIRIRGAKQHNLKNIDLELPRDRLIVFTGVSGSGKSSLAFDTIFAEGQRRYVESLSAYARQFLGQLDKPDVDAIEGLSPAISIDQKSTSHNPRSTVGTVTEIYDYLRLLFGRAGEPHCPICDRNIAPQTIDEMCDRIMELPDRTKFMILAPVVRGKKGTHRKLLSSLASQGFVRVRVNSEIFDLSENIELDKNYTHTIEIVIDRLIKKPGLEERLADSLSTCLKQSSGIAVIEVLDDTSNKVSASRANNKYISTDSKIARSGDKKVAENSDNSYEVETENLEASSISSQLVFSENFACPEHGAVMEELSPRLFSFNSPFGACPSCHGLGHLRTFAPELVVPDLTQPVYTAITPWSEKDNSYYLSILHSVGQAFGFEITTPWHQLTQEQQQILLYGSEEPILIETDSRYPENKGYYRPYIGVIPLLQRQYQETASELQKQKLEQYLIDQPCEVCLGKRLKPEALAVRVGQYHIHQLTAVSIRDCLDRINQLNLTERQAKIAELVLREIKARLQFLLDVGLDYLTLARTASTLSGGEAQRIRLATQIGAGLTGVLYVLDEPSIGLHQRDNTKLLNTLIKLRDLGNTLIVVEHDEETIRAADHLVDIGPGAGVHGGEIVAQGNLEILLKSEPSLTGAYLSGRKKIETPTERRIGNGKSLKLVNASRNNLRNITVEIPLGKLVSITGVSGSGKSTLMNELLYPALQHHFTRKVPFPKDLKTVEGLDALDKVIVIDQSPIGRTPRSNPATYTGVFDIIREVFTATIEAKARGYKAGQFSFNVKGGRCEACGGQGVNIIEMNFLPDVYVQCEVCKGARYNRETLQAKYKGYSIADVLNMPVETALEVFENIPRAASRLQTLVDVGLGYIRLGQPAPTLSGGEAQRVKLASELSKRATGKTLYLIDEPTTGLSFYDVHQLLNVLQRLVDKGNSILVIEHNLDVIRCADWVIDLGPEGGDKGGEIIAEGNPEDIAKNAKSYTGIYLKQVLKQHSSK, encoded by the coding sequence GTGAACTCAACATCACTTTCTGACCCCCTACCCTATCCCAACAACACCCCCAACCGAATTCGCATTCGGGGTGCGAAACAACATAATTTGAAAAATATTGACTTAGAATTACCGCGCGATCGCTTAATTGTATTTACAGGGGTTTCTGGTTCGGGTAAATCGTCCTTAGCCTTTGATACCATTTTCGCCGAAGGTCAACGCCGCTACGTGGAATCACTGAGTGCTTATGCGCGCCAATTTCTCGGACAACTGGATAAACCCGATGTGGATGCTATTGAAGGGTTGAGTCCGGCTATTTCCATTGACCAGAAATCAACCTCCCATAACCCTCGGTCTACCGTCGGGACGGTTACGGAGATTTATGATTATTTGCGGTTGCTGTTTGGTCGTGCGGGTGAACCCCATTGTCCGATTTGCGATCGCAATATTGCGCCTCAAACGATTGATGAAATGTGCGATCGGATTATGGAACTCCCCGACCGTACTAAATTCATGATTCTCGCGCCTGTGGTGCGGGGGAAAAAGGGAACACACCGTAAACTTTTGTCCAGTTTAGCGTCTCAAGGATTTGTTCGCGTCAGGGTCAATTCTGAGATTTTTGACCTGTCCGAAAACATTGAGTTAGATAAAAATTATACCCATACCATTGAAATCGTCATTGACCGCTTAATTAAAAAGCCAGGACTAGAGGAACGTCTAGCGGATTCTTTGAGTACCTGCTTAAAGCAATCCAGTGGAATTGCGGTGATAGAGGTATTAGATGATACATCCAACAAGGTATCCGCGTCGCGAGCTAATAATAAGTATATATCAACTGACTCAAAAATTGCAAGATCTGGAGATAAAAAAGTTGCTGAAAATAGCGATAATTCTTACGAAGTAGAAACCGAAAATTTGGAAGCTTCATCTATTTCATCACAATTGGTTTTTTCTGAGAATTTCGCTTGTCCTGAACATGGGGCGGTGATGGAAGAACTTTCCCCTCGGTTATTTTCTTTTAATTCTCCCTTTGGTGCTTGTCCGAGTTGTCATGGTTTAGGACATTTGAGAACCTTTGCGCCTGAGTTAGTTGTTCCTGATTTAACTCAACCCGTTTATACTGCTATTACTCCTTGGTCAGAAAAGGATAATTCCTATTATTTATCAATTCTGCATAGTGTAGGTCAAGCTTTTGGGTTTGAGATTACCACTCCTTGGCATCAATTAACCCAAGAACAGCAACAGATTCTCCTCTATGGTTCAGAGGAACCGATTTTAATAGAAACCGATTCTCGCTACCCTGAAAACAAAGGATATTATCGTCCTTATATCGGGGTAATTCCGTTATTACAACGTCAATATCAGGAAACCGCTTCGGAATTACAAAAGCAGAAATTAGAACAATATTTAATTGATCAACCTTGCGAAGTTTGTCTAGGAAAACGATTAAAACCGGAAGCCTTAGCGGTGCGTGTCGGACAATATCACATTCATCAATTAACAGCAGTTTCGATTCGGGACTGTTTAGACCGAATTAATCAGTTAAACCTAACAGAAAGACAGGCGAAAATTGCTGAATTAGTCTTGCGAGAAATTAAAGCCCGATTACAATTTTTACTCGATGTAGGATTAGATTATTTAACCTTAGCTCGAACCGCATCAACGTTATCAGGCGGAGAAGCCCAACGAATTCGATTAGCCACTCAAATTGGCGCCGGATTAACGGGGGTTTTGTATGTTTTAGATGAACCGAGTATTGGGTTACATCAACGGGATAATACTAAACTTTTAAATACGTTAATTAAATTACGCGATTTAGGTAATACCTTAATTGTAGTTGAACATGATGAAGAAACGATTCGGGCGGCGGATCATTTAGTTGATATTGGGCCAGGGGCGGGCGTGCATGGTGGTGAAATTGTGGCGCAAGGAAATTTAGAGATCTTGTTAAAATCAGAACCTTCTTTAACAGGTGCTTATCTGTCAGGACGGAAGAAAATAGAAACCCCCACAGAACGCCGAATAGGGAATGGAAAAAGCCTTAAATTAGTTAACGCCAGTCGCAATAATTTAAGAAACATTACTGTTGAAATTCCATTAGGAAAATTGGTGAGTATTACGGGGGTTTCGGGTTCAGGAAAATCAACTTTAATGAATGAATTACTTTATCCTGCATTACAACATCATTTTACCCGAAAAGTTCCCTTTCCTAAAGATTTAAAAACAGTAGAAGGGTTAGACGCATTGGATAAAGTGATTGTAATTGATCAATCTCCTATTGGTCGAACTCCCAGATCTAACCCTGCAACTTATACCGGAGTTTTCGATATTATTCGAGAGGTGTTTACAGCAACCATTGAAGCTAAAGCTAGAGGTTATAAAGCGGGACAATTTTCGTTTAATGTTAAAGGCGGACGCTGTGAAGCTTGTGGTGGACAGGGAGTTAATATTATTGAAATGAACTTTTTACCTGATGTTTATGTTCAGTGTGAAGTGTGTAAAGGCGCGAGATATAATCGGGAAACGTTACAGGCGAAATATAAAGGATATTCGATTGCAGATGTGTTAAATATGCCTGTAGAAACCGCTTTAGAAGTGTTTGAAAATATCCCCAGGGCGGCGAGTCGATTACAAACGTTAGTGGATGTTGGTTTAGGCTATATTCGTTTAGGACAACCTGCACCAACGTTATCAGGAGGAGAAGCACAACGGGTTAAATTAGCGTCAGAATTATCTAAACGCGCAACGGGGAAAACGTTATATTTAATTGATGAACCGACAACGGGTTTATCGTTTTATGATGTGCATCAATTATTAAATGTGTTACAACGGTTAGTAGATAAAGGTAATTCGATTTTAGTGATTGAACATAATTTAGATGTCATTCGGTGTGCAGATTGGGTAATTGATTTAGGGCCAGAAGGAGGAGATAAAGGTGGTGAAATTATTGCTGAAGGAAACCCAGAAGATATTGCTAAAAATGCTAAATCTTACACTGGAATTTATTTAAAACAGGTGTTAAAACAGCATTCCTCAAAGTAG
- a CDS encoding Swt1 family HEPN domain-containing protein, with protein sequence MAFLLLSSLEKKDEVNMKLSNNERIGQCLSLLSQVLSPYVEEKMRSIYGNAWFSQVKVCISNKNNSNRSDEEIIQDVSVLLSIINQRWDKVFKTYLSPERGLVNELIEVRNKWAHNNYFSADDTFRALDSIHRLLVKIGAEQQEKQVDVHKQIVLKLLIQEKSHSNQSNISQGDQKIREQLKELLDLIPFQDPKLLFRC encoded by the coding sequence GTGGCTTTTTTGTTGTTATCCAGTTTAGAGAAAAAGGATGAAGTTAATATGAAACTCAGCAACAATGAAAGAATTGGTCAATGCTTAAGTTTATTAAGTCAAGTTTTGTCTCCTTACGTTGAGGAAAAGATGAGATCAATTTATGGCAATGCTTGGTTTTCTCAGGTGAAAGTTTGCATCTCGAATAAAAATAATTCTAATCGCAGCGATGAAGAAATTATTCAAGATGTTTCTGTATTATTAAGTATTATTAATCAACGATGGGATAAAGTTTTCAAAACATACTTATCCCCCGAAAGAGGTTTAGTCAATGAATTGATTGAAGTCCGAAATAAATGGGCGCATAATAATTATTTTTCAGCAGATGACACTTTTCGTGCGTTAGATAGTATCCATCGGTTACTGGTTAAAATTGGTGCTGAACAACAGGAAAAACAGGTTGATGTACACAAACAAATTGTCTTAAAACTTCTGATTCAAGAAAAATCTCATTCAAATCAATCTAATATTTCTCAAGGAGATCAGAAAATTAGAGAGCAATTAAAAGAACTTTTAGATCTAATTCCATTTCAAGATCCTAAATTGTTGTTCCGCTGTTAG
- a CDS encoding helix-turn-helix domain-containing protein: protein MLVEIKLALSRNLKERRQKLMTQAELAGKIHSSQPRIVKAENGDASVSIELLIKAILATGTIPQDIGDVICSIGSLRI from the coding sequence ATGTTAGTGGAAATTAAGTTAGCCTTAAGTCGGAATTTAAAAGAACGTCGTCAAAAGTTGATGACGCAAGCAGAGTTAGCTGGGAAAATTCATTCTAGCCAACCGCGTATTGTTAAAGCAGAAAATGGGGATGCTTCAGTTTCTATTGAGTTATTAATTAAGGCAATTTTAGCGACAGGTACAATTCCCCAAGACATCGGAGATGTAATTTGTAGCATAGGGTCATTAAGAATATAG
- a CDS encoding HigA family addiction module antitoxin produces MREPKLDPVHPGEILLEEFLKPMEIIPKQLAEDIHIPLLKIDEIILGKSAITTDIALRLSKYFGLSERFWLNVQVTYDLELAKEQLEDRLESEVKVCIVLKESDR; encoded by the coding sequence ATGAGAGAACCTAAGTTAGATCCAGTTCATCCCGGCGAAATTCTATTAGAAGAATTTTTGAAACCGATGGAGATTATCCCAAAACAGTTAGCAGAGGATATTCATATTCCTTTGCTCAAAATTGATGAGATTATTCTAGGAAAATCTGCCATTACCACAGATATCGCTTTAAGATTATCGAAATATTTTGGACTATCAGAACGATTTTGGTTAAATGTTCAAGTTACTTATGATTTAGAGTTAGCAAAAGAGCAGTTAGAAGATCGGTTAGAGTCTGAAGTTAAGGTTTGTATTGTTTTAAAGGAAAGTGATCGCTAA
- a CDS encoding STAS-like domain-containing protein has translation MTVINSAHSILSKENTTTTTTIKISEVAVNYESEEQQSQSNYGILVRDIGYRSNSRLNRRYPALYEQSYLASRSSNHQYLLTVVKSTEKIEEPENRSLTRLVSSFSLNSYKIHQIIGEFCMTPDQGQKVYRLIYPKLIANRPVELDFTGVKICIPPFLNFALGQLFKDIQPDTLNHLLKISNLNPISQQTLQLVMENAKCYYSDENLRQSVDRVLTEQSVSL, from the coding sequence ATGACAGTAATTAACTCTGCACACTCTATTTTATCTAAAGAAAATACAACTACAACTACCACGATAAAAATTAGTGAAGTAGCTGTTAATTATGAATCCGAAGAACAACAGTCTCAAAGCAATTATGGTATTTTGGTAAGAGATATTGGATATCGATCAAACTCAAGGTTAAATAGACGATATCCAGCTTTATACGAACAGTCTTATTTAGCATCAAGATCATCTAATCATCAATATCTATTAACAGTTGTTAAATCAACAGAAAAGATTGAAGAACCTGAAAACCGGAGTTTAACCCGTTTGGTTTCGTCTTTTTCTTTAAATAGTTATAAAATTCATCAAATTATTGGTGAATTTTGTATGACTCCTGATCAGGGTCAAAAAGTATATCGCCTGATTTATCCTAAATTAATAGCAAACCGTCCTGTAGAATTAGATTTTACAGGAGTCAAGATTTGCATTCCACCGTTTCTAAATTTTGCGCTTGGGCAACTTTTTAAAGATATTCAACCTGATACTCTCAATCATCTTTTGAAAATATCAAATCTGAATCCAATCAGTCAGCAGACACTCCAGCTAGTGATGGAGAATGCAAAATGTTATTATTCAGATGAGAATTTACGGCAATCTGTAGATCGGGTATTAACCGAACAATCTGTTTCTCTCTAA
- a CDS encoding type II toxin-antitoxin system RelE/ParE family toxin, with product MESQPREIERYVTSEGKIPFTEWLEAVRDRTARAKIKFRLDRVEEGNLGDYRSVGDGVFEFKINYGPGYRIYFGQVGFSLILLLCGGDKSTQQKDIKKAKEYWRDYNARR from the coding sequence ATGGAAAGTCAACCGAGGGAGATTGAACGTTATGTTACGTCAGAGGGTAAGATTCCGTTTACAGAGTGGTTAGAAGCAGTCCGAGATAGAACAGCAAGAGCTAAAATTAAATTCAGATTAGATCGAGTAGAGGAGGGAAATTTAGGAGATTATCGTTCTGTTGGTGACGGTGTATTTGAATTTAAAATTAATTATGGCCCTGGCTATAGGATTTATTTTGGACAAGTTGGGTTCAGCCTAATTTTATTACTCTGTGGTGGAGATAAAAGCACTCAGCAAAAAGATATTAAAAAAGCAAAAGAATATTGGAGAGACTACAATGCAAGACGTTAA
- a CDS encoding putative dsRNA-binding protein, whose product MVVPLLEQLETIKIEANSSNILPDAINRFQEWAIIKHKQNPDYIVIQEVGDDHDKVFVMGVQVNGHVYGQGQAKNKRDAKKQAATQALKKLALIDS is encoded by the coding sequence ATTGTTGTTCCGCTGTTAGAACAATTAGAAACAATCAAAATTGAGGCTAACTCTTCTAACATTTTACCGGATGCAATAAATCGTTTTCAAGAGTGGGCTATCATTAAACACAAACAAAATCCTGACTATATTGTGATTCAAGAAGTTGGGGATGATCATGATAAAGTTTTTGTTATGGGAGTTCAAGTCAATGGTCATGTTTATGGTCAGGGACAAGCTAAAAATAAGAGAGATGCAAAAAAGCAAGCCGCTACTCAGGCTTTAAAAAAATTAGCATTAATAGACAGCTAA